The Geothrix sp. DNA segment GAAGGACTTCCCCATGGAAGGCCTGGGCGTGCTGCGCAACCTGCTGGGCGCCTTCCAGTTTTCCGGGGACGACGTGGACAAGAAGGTCAGGGCGCTGTCGGGTGGCGAGAAATCACGGCTGGTCATGGGCCGGATGCTGTTCAATCCCCCGAACTTCCTGGTGCTGGACGAACCCACCAACCACCTGGATCTGGCCACCAAGGAGATGCTCATCGAGGCGCTGAAGGACTTCGAAGGCACCATGCTCTTCGTGTCCCACGACCGCACCTTCCTGCGGGGTCTCGCCAATCGCGTGCTGGAGCTGGGGGGCGAGGAACACGCTGGGCCCCTGGTCTTCGGGGGCACCTACCCTGAATATGTCGAACGCATGGGCCGCGAAGCGCCGGGCGTGCACAACTAGCGAGAGGTTCTAAGCGACGGCGGTGGCGGGCAGGTAAGCTCGAGTCGCTCGCCCGTGCGCGGATGGTTCAGCTCCAGGCGGTGGGCATGGAGCAGGTAGCCCGGGTCGCCGGGCAGGGCCTGGGTTCCTTCAAGGGGGGTGCCGCCGGGGCCGTAAAGCGGGTCGCCCACCAGGGGATGCCCCGCCCAGGCCAGGTGGATGCGGATCTGGTGGGGGCGGCCGGTCCTGATCTCCACATCGAGAAGGGTGCAGTCCTCTCTGCGATCCAGGACGGTCACCCGGCTGAAGGAGGAGCGTCCCTCGGGATGGAAGGCGTGGAGCCTGCCGAGGGGGGCGTAGGGGACCTCGCCGATGGGGGCCGTGATCTCGAAGGCATCGCTTGCAGGATGCCCGCTGCACAGGGCGCGGTAGACCTTGCGGGTGCCGGGGGCCTGGAAGGCGGCCTGAAGGGGTTTCCCGGAAGCGGCATCGGGCGCGAACAGCACCACGCCGGATGTGCAGCGGCCCAGGCGATGCATGGGATTGGCCTCGGGATGGCGCCGCCGCACCAGGTTCAGGAGGGTGTGCTCGAGGAACTCCCCGCCACCGGGCAGGGTGGGCAGGCCACTGGGCTTGGCCACGGCGAGCAGATCCTGATCTTCGTACAGGATCGCCGTTGCCAGGGGGACTTCGGGCTCGATCCACGGGGGGCGGATCCAGGCGAGCCGCTGCCCGGCCCGGAGCGGGTCATTCGGGCCGGCGGGGTGCTCATCGAGGAGGACCTGCCCCGAGTCGATGCGCTGCAGCCACTCGTCCGCAGAAGCGAGTGGGTAGCGGGACGCCAGGTAGGCAACCACCGTCCGGCCCGAATCGGCGGTTCCGATCTGGTCGAGGTGGCGATGGCCTCCGTTCGGGGCGCGCATGCTACTCCTGAGGCCACCCGGGAGATCCGAGTGGCCCAGGATTATCGCAGCTTGAACCGCTGCACGGTTTCCTTGAGGGTCTCCGCCACGCGGGACAGCTCGTCCGATGTGCGGGCCACCTCATGCACGGTGGCTGCCAGCTGGTGGGTGGCCGTGGCGTTCTGATCCAGTCGCGAAGCGGTCTGGTTCATCAATCGGCCCACCTCCTGGCTGGTCTGGGCCTGGCCCTGGCTGAGGCTGCCGATGTCGTGGATGCTCCCGGACACCTCGGAGATCCGGTCCCGGATGGCCTCGAGGTGGTGGAGGGTGACGTCCACGCTGGAGGTACCTTCATGGACCGCATCCTGCATGGCGTGGATGGTCTCCTCGATCTCCTTGGCGCTCTGCCCGCTGCGCTCGGCGAGGATGCGCACCTCCTCGGCCACGACGGCGAAGCCCTTGCCCTGGGCCCCGGCCTTGGCCGCCTCGATGGCGGCGTTGAGGGAGAGCAGGTTGGTCTGGCGGGCCAGGCCCTGGATCACCTTCACGGCCTGGACGATGCGCGAGGTGGCCTGCTGGATGGCCTGCATCCCCTGGGCGGTGCCCCGGCCCGTTTCGGCCCCCCGGTCCGTATCCTTCACGGCCTCGTCGGTCTTGGCCCCGGTCTGGCGGGTGTGATCGCCCATGGATTCCACGTTGGCGTCCAGCTGGCGGAGGGCCTGCAGGACCTCGCGTCCGGCCTCGCGCAGATCCTCGCCCACCCGGGCCGTCTCCTGGACGGTCTGGCTCATCTGCTCCGCGCTGGCGGCGAGTTCCGTGCTGCCGGAGGCCACCTGCTCCGAGGCCTGGCCCATGTTCCCGAGGGCGCGGTTGAGGTCGGAGACCATGCCGTTGAACGTGGTGGCCAGCTTGGCAAGCTCATCCTCGCTTTCCACCGGGGCCTTCACGGTCATGTCCCCGGTCGCCACCCGGCCGATGGCCTTCGAGAGGTGCTCCAGGGGAGTCAGGATGGTGGTCTTCACCCGGTGGGTCATGATGGCGCTGATGAGGCCCAGCAGGGCCAAGCCGGCCACGATCGACAGGATGCGGATGTTGCGTTGCGTCCGGTAGAGCTCAGCGGTGGACATGGACACGCCGAAGGAGGCGACCAGTTCCCCCGCCTTCCGGGACTTGAAGGCCTCGATCCCGAAGGCGCCATGGCAGGTGATGCAGGAATCCTTCAGCCGACCCTGGCTCAGCACGTAGATCCGGGGATCCCCGCTGGCGTTCCGGAACTGCCCCACCTTGTATTCCAGGGCCGGATTGGCCTCGAACAGAGTCATGCTTCCACGCTCGAAGGCCGCCTCAGCCGAATCTTCGGAATACCGGCCCTGGGCGACTCGGTGGAAGGTCATGCCGCGGGTGCGGCAATAGTCCTCGGCATCGGCATGGAACATGGAGCGCGAAGCCACCGCCAGCGAGGTCAGGTGCTCCTCGAAGGCCTTTTCGGCCTGCGAGATCTGGTAGGCGCTGACACCCCAGATGACCAGACCGAGGAGCGCTGCCAAGGCCAGAGAGACAGGCAGGAAGAACTTCAGGGCCAAGCCTTTGCGATTCATGGAAGGGTACCCCTGGCAAAAAAGAGAGAATTCGAACAGTTTCTTTTCGGCCCGGGTGGAGCGGGGTTGAATAACGATCGAGGGCTCTGGCCCATATGACGAAATCTCAAGCGCGGGGCGAAGGTGGTCGCTAAGCAGATCGAACCCCAGAGAGGGGCCCAACCCTGCAAGGAGCACATCATGCGCAAGACTTGGATCATCCTGGCGGCGTCGGCCATGGCAGCCGCGTCCCTGACGGCCCAGACCCGCGACCAGGCGAAATCATTCGTGAAGCAGGCCGTCGAATTCGCCAAGAAGAACCCAAAAGAGAAGTTCCTGGAAGAGGTCTCGGGCGTGAAGGGCCAGTTCCACTTCAACAAGGGCCAGAACAACGACCTCTACATCTTCGTCTACGACCTGGAGGGCAAGGTGCTGGCCCACGGGGTTCGGCGCGAGCTGGTGGGCGTGGTCCGCTGGACGGCCAAGGATCCGGATGGCAAGCCCTGGATCCAGGACTGGACCAAGCTCGTGAAGGAGAAGGGCAACGGCTGGATCGAGTACAAGGAGCTGAATCCCGCCCAGGGCAACAAGGTCATGAAGAAGGCCTCCTTCGTGGAGCTCTTCAACGGCATGGTCGTCGGGGCCGGCATCTACGAGTAGGCCCTTGGCGACGACGGAAAACGGGGGCCTGGCGGCCCCCGTTTCCACGTCCGATGTAGGCTGGATCCAACGCCCGGAGATCCCGCATGCCACTGCCCGTTCCCGCCCCCCGGCGGTTGCCCTCGTTGCCCTATCGCAAACCTCAGGAGGGCCGGGACTACTGGATCGTGGATGGCATCCTGCCGGAGGCCGAGACCGTGGCATCACGGTTCCAGGCCCTGGAGGAATGGGAGCTGGGTTTCCCCCACACCCGCGAGACCTGGCCGGGCATGCGCTCCAGGAATGCCCTGACTCCTGCCGAACTGGAGCGGCTGGAGGCCAAGGTCCGCGAGCTGACCGGGGCCCGGCGGCTCTGGTCCGAGACCGCTCCCGACGGCGCCTACCTCAACCACAACGTGGTGCAGGTGGTGGGCGAAAGGGAATCAGGGCCGCGGCCCCACACGGATTCGCGGAAGCTCTGTCGCTTCGCGGCCGTCATCTACCTCACGCCGAAGGCGCCCGCGAAAGCAGGCACCACCTTCTACCGCCTGCGCTATCCCAACGGGACCCTCAGCGGAAATGTCTGCCCGCCGCCCCACACCAACCTGCGCGAGGCCCTGGGCGTGACCGGGCTGCCCCTGCAGGCCTGGCACCCCGAGCTGTCGATTCCCAACGTGTTCAACCGCCTGCTGCTGTACCGCGCGGACCTCGTCCATTCCGCCACGGGCTACTGCGGTTACGACCTCGCGACCAAGCGGATGACCGCACTGTTCTTCTGGATGGCCGAGTAGGCGCTACTTCTTGGCCTTGTTGAGGCGGTCCAGCAGCTTCTGGTCGATGTAGGCCGTCACCTCGGCGAGCTTTGCCGTGGCCTGGGCCAGCAGGTCCGCGCACTGGGCCTGCATGTCGGCCACGTAGGCCCCATCCGTGATGTCCTTGAGGTTGATGACCACGTTCCAGATGCCGCCGCGCACGCCCGCGAAGGCCATCTGGGCGCCCACGGCCGCGTCGGTGATGGACGCCACCTTGCCCAGCTTCGAGGCTTCCCCCGCCAGCTCCAGGGCCGCGTAGCTGGCCTTGGCGGTGTCCAGGGGCACGTCAATGGCCACCTTGAGGCCGGCCTGCATGGCGGCCTGGCGGGCGGCCTTCTGCTCGGGCGTAGCGTCGGGGAGGCGGCGCGCATCCATGAAGGCATTGAAGGCGTTGGTATCGGCGTCCACGGCCACCATGAGGCGGTCCTTGAGC contains these protein-coding regions:
- a CDS encoding cache domain-containing protein, which encodes MRKTWIILAASAMAAASLTAQTRDQAKSFVKQAVEFAKKNPKEKFLEEVSGVKGQFHFNKGQNNDLYIFVYDLEGKVLAHGVRRELVGVVRWTAKDPDGKPWIQDWTKLVKEKGNGWIEYKELNPAQGNKVMKKASFVELFNGMVVGAGIYE
- a CDS encoding methyl-accepting chemotaxis protein; translation: MNRKGLALKFFLPVSLALAALLGLVIWGVSAYQISQAEKAFEEHLTSLAVASRSMFHADAEDYCRTRGMTFHRVAQGRYSEDSAEAAFERGSMTLFEANPALEYKVGQFRNASGDPRIYVLSQGRLKDSCITCHGAFGIEAFKSRKAGELVASFGVSMSTAELYRTQRNIRILSIVAGLALLGLISAIMTHRVKTTILTPLEHLSKAIGRVATGDMTVKAPVESEDELAKLATTFNGMVSDLNRALGNMGQASEQVASGSTELAASAEQMSQTVQETARVGEDLREAGREVLQALRQLDANVESMGDHTRQTGAKTDEAVKDTDRGAETGRGTAQGMQAIQQATSRIVQAVKVIQGLARQTNLLSLNAAIEAAKAGAQGKGFAVVAEEVRILAERSGQSAKEIEETIHAMQDAVHEGTSSVDVTLHHLEAIRDRISEVSGSIHDIGSLSQGQAQTSQEVGRLMNQTASRLDQNATATHQLAATVHEVARTSDELSRVAETLKETVQRFKLR
- a CDS encoding DUF6445 family protein — its product is MPLPVPAPRRLPSLPYRKPQEGRDYWIVDGILPEAETVASRFQALEEWELGFPHTRETWPGMRSRNALTPAELERLEAKVRELTGARRLWSETAPDGAYLNHNVVQVVGERESGPRPHTDSRKLCRFAAVIYLTPKAPAKAGTTFYRLRYPNGTLSGNVCPPPHTNLREALGVTGLPLQAWHPELSIPNVFNRLLLYRADLVHSATGYCGYDLATKRMTALFFWMAE
- a CDS encoding RluA family pseudouridine synthase; protein product: MRAPNGGHRHLDQIGTADSGRTVVAYLASRYPLASADEWLQRIDSGQVLLDEHPAGPNDPLRAGQRLAWIRPPWIEPEVPLATAILYEDQDLLAVAKPSGLPTLPGGGEFLEHTLLNLVRRRHPEANPMHRLGRCTSGVVLFAPDAASGKPLQAAFQAPGTRKVYRALCSGHPASDAFEITAPIGEVPYAPLGRLHAFHPEGRSSFSRVTVLDRREDCTLLDVEIRTGRPHQIRIHLAWAGHPLVGDPLYGPGGTPLEGTQALPGDPGYLLHAHRLELNHPRTGERLELTCPPPPSLRTSR